The nucleotide window GCAGGCGTCCGCCCGCGGGGCCCTGACACCGGTACCTGATACGGCCGGTGCAGATAGAAGGAGAAACCCATGCCGAAGCCCACCAAGGGCGCCCGTCTGGGCGGCAGCGCGGCCCACGAGAAGCTGCTGCTGGCGAACCTCGCCAAGTCGCTCTTCGAGCACGGCCGGATCACCACCACCGAGGCCAAGGCGCGCCGGCTGCGCCCGGTCGCGGAGAAGCTGATCACCAAGGCGAAGAAGGGCGACCTGCACAACCGTCGCCTGGTGCTGGAGGTCATCACCGACAAGAGCGTCGTCCACACGCTCTTCACGGAGATCGCCCCCCGGTACGAGAACCGCCCGGGTGGTTACACCCGCATCACCAAGATCGGCAACCGTCGTGGCGACAACGCCCCGATGGCCGTGATCGAGCTGGTCGAGGCGCTGACCGTGGCACAGCAGGCCACCGGTGAGGCGGAGGCCGCGACCAAGCGCGCGGTGAAGGAGGCCGAGGAGGCCAAGGCCGCCGAGGCGACCGAGGCTCCGGCCGAGGAGGCCGCGCAGGAGTCGAAGGACGCCTGAGCGTCGCCACCGAGGTGACCTGCGGGCCCGCATCCAGCCGTTGGCTGGGTGCGGGCCCGTTCGGCATGGAAGGGAACATGGGGTGAACGGGAACGACGAGGTGGGCCCCGGGCTGGTGCGGGTCCGGCTGGACCTGTCCTACGACGGGACGGACTTCTCCGGGTGGGCCCGGCAACGGGAGCGGCGCACGGTCCAGGGCGAGCTGGAGTCGGCGATCACCACCGTGCTGCGGCTGCCGGAGCCGGTGGAGCTGACGGTGGCCGGGCGCACCGACGCCGGGGTGCACGCCCGCGGCCAGGTGGCCCACGTCGACCTGCCCGAGGAGGTCTGGGAGCGGGAGGGGGGCCGGCTGCTGCGGCGGCTGGCCGGACGGCTGCCGTGGGACGTGCGGGTGTGGCGGGTCGGTGTCGCGCCGCCCGGGTTCAACGCCCGTTTCTCGGCGATCTGGCGCCGGTACGCCTACCGGGTGGCCGACCACCCCGGCGGCGTCGACCCGCTGCTGCGCGGCCATGTGCTCTGGCACGACCGCCCGGTGGACGTGGACCTGATGAACGAGGCGGCCCGGCTGCTGACGGGGGAGCACGACTTCGCCGCGTACTGCAAGAAGCGGGAGGGCGCCACCACCATCCGTACCCTGCTGGAGCTGTCCTGGGAGCGGGACGCGCAGGGGGTGGCGGTGGCCACGGTGCGGGCCGACGCGTTCTGCCACAACATGGTGCGCGCGCTGGTGGGGGCGCTGCTGCTGGTGGGTGACGGGCACCGGCCGGTGGGCTTCCCGGGCGAGGTGCTGGCGGGCCGGGTGCGCCACTCGGCGGTCAACGTGGTGCGTCCGCACGGGCTGACCCTGGAGGAGGTCGGCTACCCGGCCGACGAGTTGCTCGCGGCGCGGGCGGCCGAGGCCCGCAACATGCGGACGCTGCCGGGCTGCCGGCCCTGACCCTCAGCCCTTTGGCCGGTCAGCCCGCCGGGGCGGTGGCCGCCTGGTCCCGGCCGCGCTGCACGATGCGGTTGAAGGCGAAGGCGGCGACGTCGGCGGCGGCGCCCTTGGTCTGCGGGTCGTCGGCGGTGACCGGGTGGCCGTCGGTGAGGCCGGCGATGGTGAAGTAGGCGTAGCGGCCGACCGCGTTGGCGGTGGTCTGGCAGGCGGTGGCGTGGCAGAACGCCGGGGTGCCGCCGCCGGCCAGCGGCTGGACGTACCCCTGGTAGTCGTTCTTGGCCCGGTCGGCGGCGGCGCCGCTGTCGAAGACGGCGACGCCGACGGTGACGGCGACCCCGTCGCGGGTGTAGGTGGCGCGCAGCAGCTCGCGGCAGCCGTTGTGGGCGAGGACGTCGCCGAGGCCGCCGGAGGTCAGCGTGTAGCAGGTGTCGGTGGCGTCGGTGGCGGTGCGGGTGTAGGCGCGGCCCTTGAAGTCCAGCCGGGCGCCGGCGAAGAGGCCGTCCGGGGTGAGCGGCGCGGTGTCCTTCTTGGCGCTGGAGATGATGGTCAGCGGGTTGGGCGGGGGCGGCGGGGTGACGTCGGAGAAGGACGGGGTGGGCTGCGCCGGCGTGGTGGGCCGGGCGAGCGTGGGGCCGGGGGCCGGGCGCTTGTGGCCGGTGACGATCACGGCGGTGGCGACGACGGCCCCGATCACCACGGCGGCCAGCGCCCCGCCGCCGTACAGCAGCACCTTGCGCCTGCGGTCGCCGGCCTCGGCGCGCTCGGCCAGCGCCGACCAGTCGGGCTCGCCGGGGTGGGTGGGGCCGACGTCGGCGAGCGGGGTGGCCGGCGGCGTCCAGGCGGGCGCGCTCCGGCCCTGCTCCGGCGTGCCGGGGTGGGCCTCGGGCGGATATCCGTAACCCGTCCGGGGGGTCTGCGGGTAGCCGGGTTGCGCGGGCTGCTGGGGCTGTGGATAACCGTACCCGGGCTGCTGCGGCTGCGGCTGCGGATAGCCGTAGCCGGGGGGCGGGGTGGCCGCGCGGAACGGCAGCGTGGGCTGGCCGGGCTTGGGCACGGGCTGCTGCTCGCCGCCCTGCTCGGGGCCCGGTGGCTGCTGGGGCTGCTGGCGACCGTCCGTCATGGCGCGCATACTATCGGCCCGGCCGACACCGGCCGAGGCCTGTGGAAAACCGGTTTCGGCGCACCGCGCGGCCAGGTGACAATCCGGCCATGGGACATGTGGAAGCGGCACACCTGGAGTACTACCTGCCGGACGGCCGGGTGCTGCTCGGCGATGTCTCCTTCCGGGTCGGGGAGGGCGCCACGGCCGCCCTGGTCGGGGCGAACGGGGCGGGCAAGACGACGCTGCTGAGGCTGATCGCGGGGGAGCTGGCGCCGGACGGGGGGACGGTCACGGTCAGCGGCGGGCTCGGCGTGATGCCGCAGTTCATCGGCTCGGTGCGGGACGACCGTACGGTGCGCGACCTGCTGGTGTCGGTGGCCCGGCCGCGGATCCGGCAGGCCGCCGGGGCGGTCGACGCGGCCGAGCTGGCGATCATGGCGCAGGACGACGAGCCCGCCCAGCTCGCCTACGCCCAGGCCCTCAGCGACTGGGCCGAGGCCGGGGGCTACGAGGCCGAGACGGTGTGGGACATGTGCACCACCGCCGCGCTCGGCGTGCCCTACGAGCGGGCCCAGTGGCGTGAGGTACGCACCCTGTCCGGCGGCGAGCAGAAGCGCCTGGTGCTGGAGGCGCTGCTGCGCGGCCCGGACGAGGTGCTGCTGCTGGACGAGCCCGACAACTACCTGGACGTGCCCGGCAAGCGGTGGCTGGAGGAGGCGCTGCGGCTGAGCCGTAAGACGGTGCTCTTCGTCAGCCACGACCGGGAGCTGCTGGCCCGCGCGGCGGACCGGATCATCAGCGTGGAGCCGGGCGCGGACGGCGCCGACGTGTGGGTGCACGGCGGCGGCTTCGCCACGTACCACGAGGCGCGGCGGGAGCGGTTCGCCCGCTTCGAGGAGCTGCGCCGCCGCTGGGACGACAAGCACGCCCAGCTCAAGCGGTTGGTGCTCACCTTGCGCCAACAGGCGGCGAACAGCGCGGACATGGCCTCGCGCTACCACGCGGCGCGCACCAGGCTGCGGAAGTTCGAGGAGGCCGGGGCGCCGCAGGAGCCGCCGCGGGAGCAGAAGATCACCATGCGGCTGAACGGCGGGCGCACCGCGCTGCGGGCGATCACCTGCGCCTCCCTGGAGCTGACCGGGCTGATGAAACCGTTCGACCTGGAGGTCTTCTTCGGCGAACGGGTGGCGGTGCTGGGCTCCAACGGCTCGGGCAAGTCGCACTTCCTGCGGCTGCTGGCCGGGGAGGAGGTGGCCCACACCGGGCGGTGGCGGCTGGGTTCCCGGGTGGTCCCGGGCCACTTCGCCCAAACCCACGCTCACCCGGAACTCTTCGGCCGCACCCTGGTGGACATCCTGTGGGGCGAGCACGCGCTGGACCGGGGCAAGGCGATGTCCGCGCTGCGCCGTTACGAGTTGCAGGGCCAGGGCGACCAGCGCTTCGACCAGCTCTCCGGCGGCCAGCAGGCGCGGTTGCAGATCCTGCTGCTGGAGCTGGCCGGGGCGACCGCGCTGCTGCTCGACGAGCCCACCGACAACCTCGACCTGGTCAGCGCGGAGGCGTTGCAGACGGGGCTGGAGGCGTTCGAGGGCACCGTGCTGGCGGTCACCCACGACCGCTGGTTCGCCCGCTCCTTCGACCGCTTCCTCGTCTTCGGCCAGGACGGCCTGGTACGGGAGGTGCCGGAGCCGGTGTGGGACGAGCCGAGGGTCGACCGGACGCGCTGATCCGCGGCGGGCGGCGCGCGGCGTCCGGCGACCCGGCCCGTGTCGAAAGGCGGCGCTCGCCGTGGTTGGCCCTTAGCATCCACGTGTGAATTCGGGCAAATCTGACGATTCAGGAGTTACCGCTTGGCTTGTCCGGCGGGCCTCCTGGCCCGCGCAGGCGGCGGCCCTCGCGCTGGTCCTCGTCGCCGTCTTCGAGGTCTACCGCCGCAGCGGCCTGGACGGCATGGACAACCGGTTCGTGATCAGAGCGGCCCGCGCGCTGCTGGACGGCGGTTCGCCCTACGCCGACCGGCGCTTCCTCTACCTGCCCAGCAGTGTGCTGGCCGCGGTGCCCGAGGCGCTGCTGCCGCGCGGGGTGCTGCGCCCGCTGGTGCCCGCGGCCACCGCCGCCGCGGTGCTCACCGGCTGGTGGTGCGCGCTGCGGATCTTCGAGGTCTCGCCGCGCAGCAGGCTCGGGGTGCTGGTGGCCGGGGGGCTGGTCTACTTCGCCCCGTTCCGCAGCCTGGTGCTGCTGGGCAACTGGACGGCGTTCTCCGCGGCGGCGCTGCCGCTGGCGCTGCTGCTGGCGGTGCGCTCGCGGTGGACGGCGGCGGGCGCCGTGGTGGGCACCGCGATCGCGCTCAAGCCGATGCTGGTGCCGGTGACCCTGCTGTTCCTGATGGCCCGGCGGCCCCGGGCGCTGGCGCTGGCGGCCGGGGTGCCGGTGGTCTCCTCGCTGGCGGCGGCGCTGGTGATGCCCAACCCCACGTTCTTCTTCACCCGCACCCTGCCCTTCCTGCTGCACGGCCAGGACGCCTACGCCCGCCCCTTCGACGCCTCGCTGGTGGCGATCCTGCCGCGGCTGGGGGTGCCGCAGTCCGCCGCGCTGCTGGCCGCCGCCGCGGCGTCCGGCGCCGGGGTGTGGTGCGCCTGGCGGCGGTGGACGGGGGCGGGCGCCGGGCTGCCCGGCCTCCAGCCGTCGCCGGTCCCCGGCACCGCCCGGTGGACCGCCGGCGGCGGCCGGGGACACCTCACCGAGCGGCTGCGGCTGGCGGAGACCGCCACCATGCTGATGCTCAGCGCCTTCCTGGTCTCCCGGCCCTCATTCGAGCACTACTCGCTGGTGGTGCTGCCGCTGCTGCTGGCCTCGGTGGTGGTCCCCGGCTCGGTGGCGCGCACCCCGTGGTTCTGGCTCACGCTGCTGCCGCAGGTGCCGGTGATCCAGTGGCCGCTGCTGCGCCCGGTGACCCGGCGGGCGTACAAGGACGCGCTGATGCTGTGCGGGCTGGCGGTGGTGCTGGCGTGGACGTGCGTGCGCGGACGCCGTGTGCTGGTGCCCGAACAGGGCGGTGCGGCCGACCCGCGTCCGGCCGGTTCCCGGGCCACGCTGTAGGCTCGCGCGGCGGGACCGCGCGCCGGGCCGAAGGGGTGTTTTTGACCCGGCCGGTGGTGCCCGGGTATTCTGCGAGTTCGTTATGCGTATTGGCTTGCTCGATCTCACGTGAGAGGCCGCTACGCCGGTCCACCGGGCCGATGACCAGCGATCGTCCGCGGTTTGCGTCACCGTGGGGGGTCAAGGCTGTCGTGATCGTCTGGGTGGCCTTGTCAGGACCCGTCCCCTGAGCCCACCTGGGTGCGGGGCGACCCCACTACTGAAGAAGCAAAGGCTACGACCGTGCGTACGTACAGCCCCAAGCCCGGCGACGTCCAGCGCCAGTGGCACGTCATTGACGCGCAGGACGTCGTCCTCGGCCGTCTGGCCTCCCAGGCCGCGTCCCTCCTCCGGGGCAAGCACAAGCCGGTGTACGCGCCTCACGTCGACACCGGTGACTTCGTCATCATCATCAACGCCGACAAGGTGCACCTGTCCGGCAACAAGCGGACCCAGAAGATGGCCTACCGCCACTCCGGCTACCCGGGTGGTCTGCGGTCGGTCCGCTACGACGAGCTGCTGGAGAAGAACCCGGAGAAGGCCGTCGAGAAGGCGGTCAAGGGCATGCTCCCGAAGAACACCCTGGGCCGTCAGATGCTCTCCAAGCTGAAGGTCTACGCCGGCGCCGAGCACCCGCACGGTGCCCAGCAGCCGGTTCCGTTCGAGATCACGCAGGTTTCGCAGGGCTAGTCCCGGCCACCAGCTACTAGAGAAAGCATCTGAGGAGAATCGTGGCTGAGACCACCGCTGAGGCCCCCCTCGCCGAGGGCGAGGAGCTGACCGAGTACACCACCGAGAGCACCGACATCCCCGAGGGCGAGTACACCTCGGAGTCGCTGGCCTCCCGCTTCGGCGAGCCGCAGCCGGCCGCCGGCACCGGCCGCCGCAAGGAGTCGGTCGCCCGCGTCCGGATCGTCCCGGGCACCGGCAAGTGGAAGATCAACGGGCGCACCCTTGAGGGCTACTTCCCCAACAAGGTGCACCAGCAGGAAGTCAACGAGCCGTTCAAGATCCTTGAGCTCGAAGGCCGTTACGACGTCATCGCCCGCATCAGCGGCGGCGGCGTCTCCGGCCAGGCCGGCGCGCTGCGCCTCGGCGTGGCCCGTGCCCTCAACGAGGCCGACGTCGACAACAACCGTCCGGTCCTGAAGAAGGCCGGCTTCCTGACCCGTGACGCTCGCGAGATCGAGCGGAAGAAGGCGGGTCTGAAGAAGGCCCGTAAGGCGCCGCAGTACAGCAAGCGCTGATCCGCGCCCTGGCGAAAGGCCCCGGAGGCACTCTGTGCGCCTCCGGGGTTTCTCGTTACGGGGCAAGGCTCGAACGGGGGGCCAAGCGGGGGCCAGCTTTCTCGTCATCTCGGAGGAACCACAGTGGGACGACTCTTCGGCACGGACGGAGTGCGCGGTGTCGCCAACGCCGACCTGACCGCCGAGCTCGCGCTCGGGCTGTCGGTGGCGGCGGCGCATGTGCTGGCGGAAGAAGAGGAGTCCGGGCGAAGCCCGGTCGGCCAGGGGCGGTGGCCGGGCGACGGGCGGGCATTTGAGGGCCGTCGGCCGGTGGCCGTGGTCGGACGCGATCCCCGGGCGTCCGGAGAGTTCCTGGAGGCCGCCGTGGTGGCCGGACTGGCCAGCGCCGGCGTGGACGTGCTGCGGGTCGGCGTGCTGCCCACCCCGGCGGTGGCCTACCTGACCGGCGCGCTCGGCGCCGACCTCGGCGTGATGCTCTCCGCCAGCCACAACCCGATGCCCGACAACGGCATCAAGTTCTTCGCCCGCGGCGGCCACAAGCTCGCCGACGAGCTGGAGGACCGCATCGAGGAGACCTACCGCGGCCACGCCTCCGGCGAGCCGTGGGACCGCCCCACCGGCGTCGGCGTGGGCCGGGTCCGCGACTACGGCCAGGGGCTGGAGACCTACGTCGACCACCTGGTGGGCGCCCTGCCCAACCGGCTCGACGGGCTCAAGGTCGTCGTCGACGCCGCGCACGGCGCCGCCTCCCGGGTCTCCCCGGAGGCGTTCACCCGCGCCGGGGCCGAGGTGATCACCATCGGCGCCGATCCGGACGGCCTCAACATCAACGACCAGTGCGGCTCCACCCACCTGGCGGCGCTGCGGGCCGCCGTCGTCGAACACGGCGCCCACCTCGGCGTCGCCCACGACGGCGACGCCGACCGCTGCCTGGCGGTGGACGCGACCGGCCGCGAGGTCGACGGCGACCACATCCTGGCCATCCTGGCGCTCGCCATGCGCGAGGCCGGCACGCTGCGGGAGAACACCGTGGTGGCCACCGTGATGTCCAACCTCGGCTTCAAGCTCGCCATGGAACGCGAGGGCATCGAGATGGTGCAGACCGCGGTCGGCGACCGGTACGTCCTGGAGTCGATGAAGGCCAAGGGGTACGCGCTCGGCGGCGAGCAGTCCGGCCACGTGATCATCCTCGACCACGCCACCACCGGCGACGGCACCCTCACCGGGCTGATGCTCGCCGCCCGGGTCGCCGCCACCGGACGCACCCTGGCCGAACTCGCCTCCGTCATGGAGCAGTTGCCGCAGGTGCTGGTGAACGTCCCGGACGTGGACAAGACCCGGGTCGGCGCCGAACCCGAGCTGACCCGCGCGGTCCAGGACGCCGAACGCGAACTCGGCACCACCGGACGGGTGTTGCTGCGCCCCTCCGGCACCGAGCCGCTGGTCCGCGTGATGGTCGAGGCCGCCGACATCGAACACGCCCGCGCGGTGGCCGGCCGCCTCGCGGACGTCGTCAAGTCGACCCTGGGCTGAACGGGGCCGTGACGAGGGCGCCTTGGCGGGCGCCCTCCCTCGTTCACAGCTTGCGCAGGGAGAGCCGCTGCACCTTGTGGTCCGGCCCCTTGCGCAGCACCAGGGTGGCCCGGCCGCGGGTGGGGGCCACGTTCTGCTCCAGGTTGGGGCGGTTGATGGTCCGCCAGAGCATCCGGGCGTACTCCAGCGCCTCCGCCTCCGGCACCTGGGTGTACTTGCGGAAGTACGAGTCGGGGTTCTGGAACGCGGTCTGCCGCAGCATGCCGAACCGGCCCAGGTACCAGCGCTCGATGTCCTCGGTACGGGCGTCGACGTAGACGCTGAAGTCGAAGTAGTCGGCCAGGCCCACCCGGGTCAGGCCGTCCTTGCCGGGCAGCGCCGGCTGGAGGACGTTGAGGCCCTCCACGATCAGGATGTCGGGACGGCGCACCGCCAGCCGCTCGCCCGGCACGATGTCGTAGATCAGGTGGGAGTAGACCGGCGCGGTCACCTCGTCCTTGCCCGCCTTGACGTCGGCGACGAACCGGGTCAGCGCCCGGCGGTCGTAGGACTCCGGGAAACCCTTGCGGGACATCAGACCGCGCCGCTGCAACTCGACGTTGGGCAGCAGGAACCCGTCGGTGGTCACCAGCTCCACCCGGGGATGCTCCGGCCAGCGGGCCAGCAGCGCCTTGAGGATGCGCGCGGTGGTCGACTTGCCCACCGCCACGCTGCCGGCCACCCCGATCACGAACGGGGTGCCGCTCTGCGCGCCGTGCCCGGTACGGGCGTCACCGAGGAAGGTGTTGAGCGCCCCGCGCAGCCTCGTGGTGGCCCCCACGTAGAGGTTGAGCAGCCGGGAG belongs to Streptantibioticus cattleyicolor NRRL 8057 = DSM 46488 and includes:
- the rplQ gene encoding 50S ribosomal protein L17, producing MPKPTKGARLGGSAAHEKLLLANLAKSLFEHGRITTTEAKARRLRPVAEKLITKAKKGDLHNRRLVLEVITDKSVVHTLFTEIAPRYENRPGGYTRITKIGNRRGDNAPMAVIELVEALTVAQQATGEAEAATKRAVKEAEEAKAAEATEAPAEEAAQESKDA
- the truA gene encoding tRNA pseudouridine(38-40) synthase TruA, which encodes MNGNDEVGPGLVRVRLDLSYDGTDFSGWARQRERRTVQGELESAITTVLRLPEPVELTVAGRTDAGVHARGQVAHVDLPEEVWEREGGRLLRRLAGRLPWDVRVWRVGVAPPGFNARFSAIWRRYAYRVADHPGGVDPLLRGHVLWHDRPVDVDLMNEAARLLTGEHDFAAYCKKREGATTIRTLLELSWERDAQGVAVATVRADAFCHNMVRALVGALLLVGDGHRPVGFPGEVLAGRVRHSAVNVVRPHGLTLEEVGYPADELLAARAAEARNMRTLPGCRP
- a CDS encoding ABC-F family ATP-binding cassette domain-containing protein, giving the protein MGHVEAAHLEYYLPDGRVLLGDVSFRVGEGATAALVGANGAGKTTLLRLIAGELAPDGGTVTVSGGLGVMPQFIGSVRDDRTVRDLLVSVARPRIRQAAGAVDAAELAIMAQDDEPAQLAYAQALSDWAEAGGYEAETVWDMCTTAALGVPYERAQWREVRTLSGGEQKRLVLEALLRGPDEVLLLDEPDNYLDVPGKRWLEEALRLSRKTVLFVSHDRELLARAADRIISVEPGADGADVWVHGGGFATYHEARRERFARFEELRRRWDDKHAQLKRLVLTLRQQAANSADMASRYHAARTRLRKFEEAGAPQEPPREQKITMRLNGGRTALRAITCASLELTGLMKPFDLEVFFGERVAVLGSNGSGKSHFLRLLAGEEVAHTGRWRLGSRVVPGHFAQTHAHPELFGRTLVDILWGEHALDRGKAMSALRRYELQGQGDQRFDQLSGGQQARLQILLLELAGATALLLDEPTDNLDLVSAEALQTGLEAFEGTVLAVTHDRWFARSFDRFLVFGQDGLVREVPEPVWDEPRVDRTR
- a CDS encoding glycosyltransferase family 87 protein produces the protein MNSGKSDDSGVTAWLVRRASWPAQAAALALVLVAVFEVYRRSGLDGMDNRFVIRAARALLDGGSPYADRRFLYLPSSVLAAVPEALLPRGVLRPLVPAATAAAVLTGWWCALRIFEVSPRSRLGVLVAGGLVYFAPFRSLVLLGNWTAFSAAALPLALLLAVRSRWTAAGAVVGTAIALKPMLVPVTLLFLMARRPRALALAAGVPVVSSLAAALVMPNPTFFFTRTLPFLLHGQDAYARPFDASLVAILPRLGVPQSAALLAAAAASGAGVWCAWRRWTGAGAGLPGLQPSPVPGTARWTAGGGRGHLTERLRLAETATMLMLSAFLVSRPSFEHYSLVVLPLLLASVVVPGSVARTPWFWLTLLPQVPVIQWPLLRPVTRRAYKDALMLCGLAVVLAWTCVRGRRVLVPEQGGAADPRPAGSRATL
- the rplM gene encoding 50S ribosomal protein L13; amino-acid sequence: MRTYSPKPGDVQRQWHVIDAQDVVLGRLASQAASLLRGKHKPVYAPHVDTGDFVIIINADKVHLSGNKRTQKMAYRHSGYPGGLRSVRYDELLEKNPEKAVEKAVKGMLPKNTLGRQMLSKLKVYAGAEHPHGAQQPVPFEITQVSQG
- the rpsI gene encoding 30S ribosomal protein S9, whose product is MAETTAEAPLAEGEELTEYTTESTDIPEGEYTSESLASRFGEPQPAAGTGRRKESVARVRIVPGTGKWKINGRTLEGYFPNKVHQQEVNEPFKILELEGRYDVIARISGGGVSGQAGALRLGVARALNEADVDNNRPVLKKAGFLTRDAREIERKKAGLKKARKAPQYSKR
- the glmM gene encoding phosphoglucosamine mutase; translation: MGRLFGTDGVRGVANADLTAELALGLSVAAAHVLAEEEESGRSPVGQGRWPGDGRAFEGRRPVAVVGRDPRASGEFLEAAVVAGLASAGVDVLRVGVLPTPAVAYLTGALGADLGVMLSASHNPMPDNGIKFFARGGHKLADELEDRIEETYRGHASGEPWDRPTGVGVGRVRDYGQGLETYVDHLVGALPNRLDGLKVVVDAAHGAASRVSPEAFTRAGAEVITIGADPDGLNINDQCGSTHLAALRAAVVEHGAHLGVAHDGDADRCLAVDATGREVDGDHILAILALAMREAGTLRENTVVATVMSNLGFKLAMEREGIEMVQTAVGDRYVLESMKAKGYALGGEQSGHVIILDHATTGDGTLTGLMLAARVAATGRTLAELASVMEQLPQVLVNVPDVDKTRVGAEPELTRAVQDAERELGTTGRVLLRPSGTEPLVRVMVEAADIEHARAVAGRLADVVKSTLG
- the coaA gene encoding type I pantothenate kinase; this encodes MDRVSSTTTSDRRRDASPYLDLTRAEWSALRERTPLPLTAEEVERLRGLGDVVDLDEVRDVYLPLSRLLNLYVGATTRLRGALNTFLGDARTGHGAQSGTPFVIGVAGSVAVGKSTTARILKALLARWPEHPRVELVTTDGFLLPNVELQRRGLMSRKGFPESYDRRALTRFVADVKAGKDEVTAPVYSHLIYDIVPGERLAVRRPDILIVEGLNVLQPALPGKDGLTRVGLADYFDFSVYVDARTEDIERWYLGRFGMLRQTAFQNPDSYFRKYTQVPEAEALEYARMLWRTINRPNLEQNVAPTRGRATLVLRKGPDHKVQRLSLRKL